One genomic region from Rhodococcus sp. SBT000017 encodes:
- a CDS encoding DUF3558 domain-containing protein: MTRRRVIAAASTLLLVAGCAQTVEGTARPASFAGSGGQEFTELLTECDAVSDDQIAETTGADAIERGFFGAICRWDLVGSAGTVKVTFNWFESGTLAAERAADEKMMYTVTDTTVQGRKAIQAQRPNDPDSCGVSAGADRDGIFGWWVQYQPDTAHPDPCQAAAKLADLTLNLSR, encoded by the coding sequence CGACCCTGTTGCTCGTCGCCGGATGCGCCCAGACCGTCGAGGGAACCGCGAGACCGGCGAGCTTCGCAGGCTCCGGTGGCCAAGAATTCACCGAATTGTTGACCGAGTGCGATGCCGTCTCCGACGATCAGATCGCCGAGACCACCGGTGCCGACGCCATCGAACGCGGCTTCTTCGGGGCCATCTGCCGGTGGGATCTCGTAGGTTCCGCGGGCACGGTGAAGGTGACGTTCAACTGGTTCGAGTCCGGCACTCTGGCGGCCGAGCGGGCCGCCGACGAGAAGATGATGTACACCGTCACCGACACAACGGTGCAGGGCCGCAAGGCAATCCAGGCCCAGCGCCCGAACGACCCCGACTCGTGCGGGGTCTCGGCCGGTGCGGATCGGGACGGCATCTTCGGGTGGTGGGTGCAGTACCAGCCGGACACCGCTCATCCCGATCCGTGCCAGGCCGCGGCGAAGCTCGCCGATCTCACGCTGAACCTCAGTCGATAG